AGCGTGACGTGATAAAAGCGGTTGAAGAAACCGGCTCCATCCACTTTTGCTGCGTCGTGTAGCTCCTTGTCAACGCCTTGGAGGGCGCTGACAACGATGATCAAAACGAACGGATATGCCATCCAGACTTCCGTCAGCACATACGTCATAAACGCAAGCCAGCGGTTGGCAAACCAGCCAATTGGGGTCGGGTTCTCAACAACGAGTCCCGCGATAGTGATGTACACTTCGTTCGCGACCCCGAATCGGGCCCCGCTAAAGATCGATCGCCAGAGTGTGATCATGAAGATCGGTGGCAATCCAAGCGGAATAATCGCGAGTGCACGCATGTAGCGCTTTCCGCGGACCCACTGATGGGTCAACAACATCGCGAGCGAAACACCGAGGATGATCTTCAACGCCAGACTCGTAAAGACGAACAGCCACGTTACGAGAAACGAGTTCCAGAACTGTCTATCGGAGAGAAGTCCAGCGTAGTTGTCGAACCCAATGAAGGTGTACGTTCCTCGAAGCAGATCTTCCGCGCCGTTTGCATCGGTAAACGAAAGAAAAACGAGATACACCAGTGGAAAGGCCATAAACAGGCCATACCAGGCGATGTTGGGTACGACTAACAGGCCGGGGAGATCATCACGGGTCGGCATCCGCTGGGACAGCCACGTCCCGTCACGTCCTGTTGAAGTGCTCATTCTTGTGCTCTACCAGGAGTTAGAAGATGTCTTCGTCGTCCCACGTTTCACGGATCTCTTCTGCCGCTGCCGTGAAGGCTTCCTCAATGTCTGCATCCTGGGTCAACACCTGTGCAACAGCCTCGTCAGTTGGATCCCAGACGTAATCCATCGCGATGTCGCTTGGCATCGGAATCCCCATCTCGAACGTCTCCGAGAACGGCTCGATCGTCTCGGGCAGTTCGTCGCTTCCGGACAGCTCCTGATGGACTGGGATGTAGCCGTGCTCATCGACGAGCTCGAGGAGGTTGTCCTGGTTCGTCGATACCCATTCCGCGAACGCGATAGCCGCTTCACGTCGCTCTTCGTCCTCGTTCTCGATCGAGAAGTAGTACATGTCCACGCCGGTGTACGGTCGTGGCTCATTGCCCTCGATCGTTGGCAGCGGTGCGATTCCGAGGTCAACCTCAGAGTCCTCGAGGTCTCCAACGCCCCATGGGCCGTTAACCGAAAACGGTGCGTTACCGTTCTGGAACGTACTGAACTGCGGATCGTACTCGCGGTCGTTCGGCGCGTACTCCCAAAGAGAGTCCCGAACGACTTCCATACCTTCCCACACTTCAGGCTGGTCGAGTCCAGTCTCTTCTTCCTCATCGGAGTAGTAGTAGCCACCGAAGGCGTGCGTAACCCACGTGCACATGTACTCGTTGAACTCCATGGTAAAGCCATACTCCCCAGCGGATGGGTCGTGATGCTCTTCCATGATCTCGACCATTTCCTCGAGCGTTTCCGGCGCTTCGTCGACCTTGTTCTGGTCGTACATCAGCGTCGGCACCTCTCCACCAGTTGGGAGTGCGTAGACGCCGCCGTTGTGCGAAATTGCGTCGACGCCAGTGTCGACGAACTCCTCTTCGATGTCAATCTCGAGGTCGTCGCTGACATCGTAGACGAGTTCTCGCTCGACGTGTTCGCCAAGCCAGTCGTGTGCCCAGTCGTACAGTTCGGGACCGTCACCGGCTGGCACAGCGGTATCGATCTGGTCGCCCAGTTCGCTGACCTGCTCGGCCGTGATTTCGAACTCGTCGTCGTTTTCCTCGTTAAACTGGTCGATGAATCCCTCGATCACATCGCGCTCGGAGCCCGTCCGTTCGTGATAGATTTCTGCATCGCCTGAGCTCCCACCGTCGCCGCCCCCACCGAGACAACCGGCCAGTGCTGCACCAACTGCGACTCCAGTCGTACTCTTGA
The Natronolimnobius sp. AArcel1 genome window above contains:
- a CDS encoding extracellular solute-binding protein; the protein is MTLNRRTVLKSTTGVAVGAALAGCLGGGGDGGSSGDAEIYHERTGSERDVIEGFIDQFNEENDDEFEITAEQVSELGDQIDTAVPAGDGPELYDWAHDWLGEHVERELVYDVSDDLEIDIEEEFVDTGVDAISHNGGVYALPTGGEVPTLMYDQNKVDEAPETLEEMVEIMEEHHDPSAGEYGFTMEFNEYMCTWVTHAFGGYYYSDEEEETGLDQPEVWEGMEVVRDSLWEYAPNDREYDPQFSTFQNGNAPFSVNGPWGVGDLEDSEVDLGIAPLPTIEGNEPRPYTGVDMYYFSIENEDEERREAAIAFAEWVSTNQDNLLELVDEHGYIPVHQELSGSDELPETIEPFSETFEMGIPMPSDIAMDYVWDPTDEAVAQVLTQDADIEEAFTAAAEEIRETWDDEDIF
- a CDS encoding carbohydrate ABC transporter permease encodes the protein MSTSTGRDGTWLSQRMPTRDDLPGLLVVPNIAWYGLFMAFPLVYLVFLSFTDANGAEDLLRGTYTFIGFDNYAGLLSDRQFWNSFLVTWLFVFTSLALKIILGVSLAMLLTHQWVRGKRYMRALAIIPLGLPPIFMITLWRSIFSGARFGVANEVYITIAGLVVENPTPIGWFANRWLAFMTYVLTEVWMAYPFVLIIVVSALQGVDKELHDAAKVDGAGFFNRFYHVTLPQIKRPVWFASILTAAASFQQFLIPLIFNDGGPARQNELILFYGYREAFQAPPNMGEGAAIMVIALIFIGMFMWLNVKKGRLAEGINN